The Sphingomonas sanxanigenens DSM 19645 = NX02 genome includes a region encoding these proteins:
- a CDS encoding ABC-F family ATP-binding cassette domain-containing protein has protein sequence MLSLNGITVRLGGRTILDSATAALPPRSRVGLIGRNGAGKSTLMKVIARQSEPDGGSCDMPRGARIGYIAQEAPSGDATPFETVLAADTERAALLEEAEHSHDPDRLGEIHERLNAIDAHTAPARAARILVGLGFDEEMQQRPLDSYSGGWKMRVALASLLFSAPDLLLLDEPSNHLDLEATLWLENFLKSYRATMVIVSHERDLLNNVVDHILHLEQGKVTLYPGGYDAFETQRAERLAQLESAREKQATERAKLQDYIARNSARASTAKQAQSRVKALARMKPIAAVAEDPSLSFDFPSPQQALRPPLVTLDMAAVGYTAGKPILRRLNLRLDPEERIALLGRNGNGKTTLARLLAAQLAPMEGEMNASGKMRVGYFTQYQVEELDGADTPLEHMTRQMKGATPAAVRAQLGRFGFSGAKATTEVRKLSGGERARLALALITREAPHMLILDEPTNHLDVDAREALVQALNAYEGAVVVVSHDRHMIEAAADRLVLVDDGTATDFDGSIEDYTDFILGKGPAAGGKPKVSGKEARKAAAEARERSKALRDAVKAAEAEVKKLGDRRSQIDRTMFDRSTASPADAKLTTSQLMLERGRVERALEEAEARWLEASEALEAAAEAA, from the coding sequence ATGCTTTCACTCAACGGCATCACCGTGCGCCTTGGCGGCCGCACGATCCTCGACAGCGCCACTGCCGCGCTGCCCCCCCGCTCGCGCGTCGGCCTGATCGGTCGCAACGGCGCGGGCAAGTCCACCCTGATGAAGGTCATCGCCCGGCAGAGCGAGCCCGACGGCGGCAGCTGCGACATGCCCAGGGGCGCGCGCATCGGCTATATCGCGCAGGAGGCACCCTCCGGCGACGCGACCCCGTTCGAAACGGTACTCGCCGCCGATACCGAGCGCGCCGCGCTGCTGGAGGAGGCCGAGCACAGCCATGATCCCGACCGGCTCGGCGAGATCCACGAGCGGCTGAACGCGATCGACGCGCACACCGCGCCGGCGCGCGCGGCGCGCATCCTCGTCGGCCTCGGCTTCGACGAGGAGATGCAGCAGCGCCCGCTCGACAGCTATTCGGGCGGCTGGAAGATGCGCGTCGCGCTCGCCTCGCTGCTGTTCTCCGCGCCGGACCTGCTGTTGCTCGACGAGCCTTCCAACCACCTCGACCTCGAAGCGACATTGTGGCTGGAGAATTTCCTCAAAAGCTATCGCGCGACGATGGTGATCGTCAGCCATGAGCGCGACCTGCTCAACAATGTCGTCGACCACATCCTCCACCTCGAACAGGGCAAGGTGACGCTCTATCCGGGAGGCTACGACGCGTTCGAGACGCAGCGCGCCGAGCGGCTCGCACAGCTCGAATCGGCGCGCGAGAAGCAGGCGACCGAGCGCGCCAAGCTGCAGGATTATATCGCCCGCAACAGCGCGCGCGCGAGCACGGCAAAGCAGGCGCAGTCGCGCGTGAAGGCGCTGGCGAGGATGAAGCCGATCGCCGCGGTCGCCGAGGATCCCAGCCTGTCGTTCGACTTCCCCAGCCCGCAGCAGGCATTGCGCCCGCCATTGGTGACCCTGGACATGGCCGCGGTGGGCTACACCGCGGGCAAGCCGATCCTGCGGCGCCTGAACCTGCGGCTCGACCCGGAGGAGCGAATCGCGCTGCTCGGCCGCAACGGCAATGGCAAGACCACGCTCGCGCGGCTGCTCGCCGCGCAGCTCGCGCCGATGGAAGGGGAGATGAACGCCAGCGGCAAGATGCGCGTCGGCTATTTCACCCAATACCAGGTCGAGGAGCTCGACGGCGCCGATACGCCGCTGGAGCATATGACGCGCCAGATGAAGGGCGCGACGCCGGCCGCGGTACGCGCGCAGCTCGGCCGCTTCGGCTTTTCCGGTGCCAAGGCGACCACCGAGGTGCGCAAGCTTTCGGGCGGCGAGCGCGCGCGGCTGGCGCTGGCGCTGATCACCCGCGAGGCGCCGCACATGCTGATCCTCGACGAGCCGACCAACCACCTCGACGTCGACGCGCGCGAAGCGCTGGTGCAGGCGCTCAACGCCTATGAGGGCGCGGTCGTGGTGGTCAGCCACGATCGCCACATGATCGAGGCTGCGGCGGACCGGCTGGTGCTGGTCGATGACGGCACCGCCACCGATTTCGACGGCAGCATCGAAGATTATACCGACTTCATCCTCGGCAAGGGCCCGGCGGCGGGGGGCAAGCCCAAGGTCTCCGGCAAAGAGGCGCGCAAGGCCGCTGCCGAGGCGCGCGAGCGCAGCAAGGCGCTGCGCGACGCGGTGAAGGCCGCCGAAGCCGAGGTGAAAAAGCTCGGCGACCGCCGCTCGCAGATCGACCGCACGATGTTCGACCGGTCGACCGCCTCCCCCGCGGACGCGAAGCTGACGACGAGCCAGCTCATGCTGGAACGCGGCCGGGTGGAACGCGCGCTGGAGGAAGCCGAGGCCCGCTGGCTGGAGGCGAGCGAAGCGCTGGAGGCAGCCGCCGAGGCGGCTTGA
- a CDS encoding competence/damage-inducible protein A, with protein sequence MVSEERIWTAALVVIGDEILSGRTQDRNVAQIALWLNLQGIRLAEVRVVADRTEAIVEAVNALRARNDYLFTTGGIGPTHDDITVDAIAEALGVPVIVHPHARAVLTEYYATRGGLTEARLRMARVPDGAALIENKLSGAPGIRHGNIFIMAGVPHIAAMMLDALSGTLEGGKPLASRTMGCWVAESEVADMLGAAERAFEGVQIGSYPFFRDGRTGANFVIRSTDQTLIDACFAQLAAQLAAAGHDVVDGGI encoded by the coding sequence ATCGTGAGCGAAGAGCGCATCTGGACCGCCGCCCTCGTGGTGATCGGCGACGAGATCCTGTCCGGACGAACGCAGGACAGGAACGTCGCGCAGATCGCATTGTGGCTGAACCTGCAGGGCATCCGCCTGGCCGAGGTCCGCGTCGTCGCGGACCGGACGGAGGCGATCGTCGAGGCGGTCAACGCGCTGAGGGCGCGAAACGACTATCTGTTCACCACCGGCGGCATCGGCCCCACGCATGACGACATCACGGTCGACGCGATCGCCGAGGCGCTGGGCGTACCGGTGATCGTCCATCCGCACGCGCGCGCGGTGCTGACCGAATATTATGCCACGCGCGGCGGGCTCACCGAGGCACGGCTGCGCATGGCGCGGGTGCCCGACGGCGCGGCGCTGATCGAGAACAAGCTGTCGGGCGCGCCCGGCATCCGCCACGGCAACATCTTCATCATGGCCGGCGTGCCGCACATCGCCGCGATGATGCTCGATGCGCTCAGCGGCACGCTGGAAGGCGGCAAGCCGCTGGCGTCGCGCACGATGGGCTGCTGGGTGGCGGAGAGCGAGGTGGCGGACATGCTGGGCGCCGCCGAGCGTGCGTTCGAAGGCGTGCAGATCGGCAGCTATCCGTTTTTCCGGGATGGGCGGACCGGCGCCAATTTCGTCATCCGCTCCACCGACCAGACGCTGATCGACGCCTGTTTCGCGCAGCTCGCGGCGCAGCTCGCCGCGGCCGGGCACGACGTGGTCGATGGCGGCATCTGA
- the map gene encoding type I methionyl aminopeptidase — MDSYVNVTADSPVAARTGAIKLHGPDGFEGMRRAGRLAAEVLDALAPHVVPGVTTGELDDIAREHMLAGGGVPATLGYRGYTHSCCISINHVVCHGIPGAKTLKDGDIVNIDVTPLVDGWHGDTSRMFLVGNVGVKARRLVDVTYEAMMLGIEQAKPGNRMGDVAHAIQTYAEKHRYGVVRDFCGHGLGRLFHDAPEVIHAGRPGTGPELRPGMFFTIEPMINIGRPDVKVLDDGWTAVTRDKSLSAQFEHSIGITEDGCEIFTTSPTGKDRPPY; from the coding sequence ATGGACAGCTATGTGAACGTCACCGCCGACAGCCCGGTTGCCGCCCGCACCGGTGCGATCAAGCTCCACGGGCCGGACGGGTTCGAAGGTATGCGCCGCGCCGGCCGCCTCGCCGCCGAGGTGCTCGACGCGCTTGCGCCGCACGTCGTGCCCGGCGTCACCACCGGCGAGCTCGACGATATCGCGCGCGAACATATGCTGGCCGGCGGCGGCGTGCCCGCGACGCTCGGCTATCGCGGCTACACGCACAGCTGCTGCATCTCGATCAACCATGTCGTGTGCCACGGCATTCCCGGCGCCAAGACGCTGAAGGACGGCGATATCGTCAATATCGACGTGACGCCGCTGGTCGACGGCTGGCACGGCGATACCAGCCGCATGTTCCTGGTCGGCAATGTCGGCGTGAAGGCCAGGCGGCTGGTGGACGTGACCTATGAGGCGATGATGCTCGGCATCGAGCAGGCGAAGCCCGGCAACCGCATGGGCGACGTCGCCCACGCGATCCAGACCTATGCCGAGAAGCACCGCTATGGCGTGGTCCGCGATTTCTGCGGGCATGGCCTCGGCCGCCTGTTCCACGACGCGCCGGAGGTGATCCACGCCGGCCGCCCCGGCACCGGGCCGGAGCTGCGCCCGGGCATGTTCTTCACGATCGAGCCGATGATCAACATCGGCCGCCCCGACGTGAAGGTGCTGGACGATGGCTGGACGGCGGTGACCCGCGACAAGTCGCTCTCTGCGCAGTTCGAGCATTCGATCGGCATCACCGAGGATGGCTGCGAGATCTTCACCACCAGCCCGACGGGCAAGGATCGCCCGCCTTACTGA
- a CDS encoding MBL fold metallo-hydrolase has protein sequence MTISILRRTAAFAGRVLFFAVVAALLAVQIVPPFLDRIYYRGPESGHFDGQRFFNPDGDDLAGPPGSNRGGRAGFFYRWITGADGRPLWPATVPVTPSRPAVRVEGDALVATWVGHATVLVQTRGLNILTDPIWAETAGPFGFGAPRTAPPGIRLADLPPIDLILVSHNHYDHMDLATLKTLWDRDHPRIVTSPGNDTLLRDAGIDRVTVLDWGGHVAVRNGVGVAVTRNHHWGSRWFTDRNRALWSSFVVTAPGGNIFFAGDTGAGDLQWPAEARKWGRVRLALLPIGAFRFSEGQMETGAHVGPIDSAEIFARLGAPTGLAVHWGTFRLSYEGYDTPPRLLDAVMRCRPDIAGRFAAVAIGKPVTVPALGRDAAPTPPVSRADVVRCLDTDAVRAMR, from the coding sequence ATGACCATCTCGATCCTTCGCCGTACCGCTGCGTTCGCCGGCCGCGTGCTGTTCTTCGCCGTCGTCGCTGCGTTGCTCGCGGTGCAGATCGTCCCGCCCTTCCTCGATCGCATCTATTATCGCGGCCCCGAAAGCGGCCATTTCGACGGGCAGCGTTTCTTCAACCCCGATGGCGACGACCTGGCGGGCCCGCCGGGATCGAACCGCGGCGGCCGCGCCGGCTTCTTCTACCGCTGGATCACCGGCGCGGACGGCCGTCCGCTTTGGCCCGCGACCGTGCCCGTCACGCCGTCGCGCCCGGCCGTGCGCGTCGAAGGCGACGCACTCGTCGCGACCTGGGTGGGGCATGCGACGGTGTTGGTGCAGACGCGCGGGCTGAACATCCTGACCGACCCGATTTGGGCGGAAACCGCCGGGCCTTTCGGCTTCGGCGCGCCGCGCACCGCGCCGCCGGGCATCCGCCTCGCGGACCTGCCGCCGATCGACCTCATCCTCGTCAGCCACAATCATTATGACCATATGGATCTGGCGACGCTGAAGACGCTGTGGGATCGCGACCATCCGCGCATCGTCACCAGCCCCGGCAACGACACGCTTCTGCGCGATGCCGGCATCGATCGGGTGACGGTGCTGGACTGGGGCGGCCATGTCGCGGTGCGCAACGGCGTGGGCGTGGCGGTGACGCGCAACCATCATTGGGGCAGTCGCTGGTTCACCGATCGCAACCGCGCCCTGTGGTCCAGCTTCGTCGTCACCGCGCCGGGCGGCAACATCTTCTTCGCCGGCGATACCGGCGCTGGCGACCTGCAATGGCCGGCCGAGGCGCGCAAATGGGGGCGGGTGCGCCTCGCGCTGCTGCCGATCGGCGCGTTCCGCTTCTCCGAAGGCCAGATGGAAACCGGCGCGCACGTCGGCCCGATAGACTCCGCGGAAATCTTCGCCCGCCTTGGCGCGCCGACCGGGCTGGCGGTGCACTGGGGCACCTTTCGCCTGAGCTACGAAGGATATGACACGCCGCCGCGCCTGTTGGACGCGGTGATGCGCTGCCGCCCGGACATCGCCGGGCGCTTCGCGGCGGTGGCGATCGGCAAGCCGGTAACGGTTCCGGCGCTGGGGCGGGACGCTGCGCCAACGCCGCCCGTGTCGCGCGCGGACGTGGTTCGCTGCCTGGATACGGATGCGGTGCGCGCGATGCGCTGA
- a CDS encoding P-II family nitrogen regulator, translated as MKKIEAIIKPFKLDEVKEALHEVGVSGITVTEAKGFGRQKGHTELYRGAEYVVDFLPKVKLEVVVEDGLAERVVEAIAAAAQTGRIGDGKIFVIPVETALRIRTGERDADAI; from the coding sequence ATGAAGAAGATCGAGGCGATCATCAAGCCGTTCAAGCTGGATGAGGTGAAGGAAGCGTTGCACGAAGTGGGCGTCAGCGGCATCACCGTCACCGAGGCGAAGGGTTTCGGCCGTCAGAAGGGCCACACGGAACTCTATCGCGGCGCCGAATATGTCGTCGATTTCCTCCCCAAGGTGAAGCTTGAGGTGGTGGTCGAGGACGGTCTGGCGGAGCGTGTGGTGGAGGCGATCGCCGCCGCCGCGCAGACCGGCCGGATCGGCGATGGCAAGATCTTCGTGATTCCCGTGGAGACGGCTCTCCGCATCCGCACCGGGGAACGCGACGCCGACGCGATCTGA
- a CDS encoding STAS domain-containing protein, with protein METTSSRTAEALVVRPVGRIDETRWEAFRDALTAALAEARAAGLALIIDLGAVPYMSSRGLRVLTIARREAGESGTPIALACPSAPMREILAISRYDRIFDIRETIQR; from the coding sequence ATGGAGACGACGAGCAGCCGAACCGCCGAGGCCCTGGTCGTCCGCCCCGTCGGCCGGATCGACGAGACGCGGTGGGAAGCGTTTCGCGACGCACTGACCGCGGCGCTGGCGGAGGCGCGAGCGGCGGGGCTCGCGCTGATCATCGATCTCGGCGCGGTGCCCTACATGTCCTCCCGCGGGCTGCGCGTGCTGACGATCGCGCGGCGCGAGGCCGGGGAGAGCGGCACGCCGATCGCGCTCGCCTGCCCATCGGCGCCGATGCGGGAGATATTGGCAATCAGCCGCTACGACAGGATCTTCGACATTCGCGAGACCATCCAGCGATAG
- a CDS encoding PQQ-dependent sugar dehydrogenase yields MLKRALILVAVLAIFLFAGWFFFLRGQSATLSVEAVTGVKPTITRPSNESIPTVNIADPVGWKPGQMPTPAAGLKVQPFATGLDHPRWMTLLPNGDVLVAESNKPKGEPGSFTQRIMGWLMGRAGAGVPSANRISLLRDANGDGIAEQKFALLEGLNSPFGMALVGETLYVGNTDALMAFPFKVGETKISAKGRKIVDLPATKPNNHWTRNVIANADGTRLYVTVGSNSNIGENGMETEVNRAAILEVDPATGRRRVFASGLRNPNGLAWEPVSGTLWTTVNERDMLGGDLAPDYLTQVNEGDFFGWPWAYWSGYPDKRVQPERPDMLEYTRRPDYALGPHTASLGLAFADRATLGGRFARGAFIGQHGSWNRKPASGYKVVFVPFGPDGFPAKDAKPVDVLTGFLVDGDARGRPVGTIIDSKGALLVADDVGNAVWRVSAGR; encoded by the coding sequence ATGCTGAAGCGCGCCCTGATCCTCGTCGCCGTCCTGGCCATCTTCCTGTTCGCCGGATGGTTCTTTTTCCTGCGCGGCCAGTCCGCCACGCTTTCGGTCGAGGCGGTGACCGGCGTCAAGCCCACCATCACCCGCCCCTCCAACGAATCGATCCCGACGGTGAACATCGCCGATCCGGTCGGCTGGAAGCCGGGCCAGATGCCGACGCCGGCGGCCGGGCTGAAGGTCCAGCCCTTCGCCACCGGGCTCGATCATCCGCGGTGGATGACCTTGCTGCCCAATGGCGACGTTCTGGTGGCCGAATCGAACAAGCCCAAGGGCGAGCCCGGCAGCTTCACCCAGCGGATCATGGGCTGGCTGATGGGCCGCGCCGGTGCCGGGGTGCCTTCCGCCAACCGCATCTCGCTGCTGCGCGACGCCAATGGCGACGGCATCGCCGAACAGAAGTTCGCGCTGCTCGAGGGGCTGAACTCGCCGTTCGGCATGGCGCTCGTCGGCGAGACGCTCTATGTCGGCAACACCGATGCGCTGATGGCCTTCCCGTTCAAGGTCGGCGAGACGAAGATCAGCGCCAAGGGCCGCAAGATCGTCGACCTGCCAGCGACCAAGCCGAACAACCACTGGACCCGCAACGTGATCGCCAATGCCGATGGCACGCGGCTCTACGTGACGGTCGGCTCGAACAGCAATATCGGCGAGAACGGGATGGAGACCGAGGTCAATCGCGCCGCGATCCTCGAGGTCGATCCCGCGACCGGCCGCCGCCGCGTGTTCGCCAGCGGGCTGCGCAACCCCAACGGCCTTGCGTGGGAACCGGTGAGCGGCACCTTGTGGACCACCGTCAACGAGCGCGACATGCTGGGCGGCGATCTGGCGCCGGACTATCTGACGCAGGTCAACGAGGGGGATTTCTTCGGCTGGCCCTGGGCCTATTGGAGCGGCTATCCCGACAAGCGCGTCCAGCCCGAGCGGCCCGACATGCTCGAATATACACGCCGCCCCGATTATGCGCTGGGGCCCCACACCGCCTCGCTCGGCCTCGCCTTCGCCGATCGCGCGACGCTCGGCGGCCGCTTCGCACGCGGCGCCTTCATCGGCCAGCATGGTTCGTGGAACCGCAAGCCGGCATCGGGCTACAAGGTGGTGTTCGTACCGTTCGGGCCGGACGGTTTTCCCGCGAAGGACGCCAAGCCGGTGGACGTGCTGACCGGCTTCCTCGTCGACGGCGACGCGCGCGGTCGCCCGGTCGGCACGATCATCGACAGCAAGGGCGCGCTGCTGGTGGCGGACGATGTCGGCAATGCGGTGTGGCGGGTGAGCGCAGGGCGGTAA
- the glnA gene encoding type I glutamate--ammonia ligase, whose amino-acid sequence MANDASAVLKLIKEKEIEWVDLRFTDPKGKWQHLTMVAGVVGEDELTDGFMFDGSSIEGWKAINESDMILKPDLDAVWVDPFSATPMLILVCDIVEPSTGELYSRDPRSTAKRAEAYVKSAGFGDTVYVGPEAEFFMFDDVQFETSYSTSYYKLDDIELPTNTGKALEGGNLGHRPRAKGGYFPVAPVDSAVDIRAEMVSTMLEMGLPCDKHHHEVAAAQHELGLTFGTLVTTADRMQIYKYVCWQVAQAYGKTVTFMPKPIKEDNGSGMHTHMSIWDKGNPLFAGNGYAGLSDMCLYFIGGVIKHAKALNAFTNPTTNSYKRLVPGYEAPVLLAYSARNRSASCRIPYGAGAKAKRVEFRFPDAMANPYLCYAALLMAGLDGIENKIHPGEAMDKNLYDLPPEELATVPTVCGSLREALDSLKADHSFLTKGGVFTDDQIEAYLELKWPEVYRWEMTPSPVEFDMYFSS is encoded by the coding sequence ATGGCCAATGACGCCAGCGCTGTTCTGAAGCTGATCAAGGAAAAGGAGATCGAGTGGGTCGATCTTCGTTTCACCGACCCGAAGGGCAAGTGGCAGCATCTGACGATGGTTGCGGGCGTCGTCGGCGAGGATGAACTGACCGACGGTTTCATGTTCGACGGTTCCTCGATCGAGGGCTGGAAGGCGATCAACGAGTCCGACATGATCCTCAAGCCGGATCTGGACGCGGTGTGGGTCGATCCGTTCTCGGCCACCCCGATGCTGATCCTGGTGTGCGACATCGTCGAGCCCTCGACCGGTGAGCTCTACAGCCGCGATCCGCGCTCGACCGCGAAGCGCGCCGAGGCCTATGTGAAGTCGGCCGGTTTCGGCGACACCGTCTATGTCGGCCCCGAGGCCGAGTTCTTCATGTTCGACGACGTGCAGTTCGAGACCAGCTATTCGACCAGCTATTACAAGCTGGACGATATCGAGCTGCCGACCAACACCGGCAAGGCGCTGGAAGGCGGCAACCTCGGCCATCGTCCGCGCGCCAAGGGCGGCTATTTCCCGGTCGCCCCGGTCGACAGCGCCGTCGACATCCGCGCCGAGATGGTCTCGACCATGCTCGAGATGGGGCTGCCCTGCGACAAGCATCACCACGAGGTTGCGGCGGCGCAGCATGAGCTGGGCCTGACCTTCGGCACGCTGGTGACCACCGCCGATCGCATGCAGATCTACAAGTATGTCTGCTGGCAGGTCGCCCAGGCCTACGGCAAGACCGTGACCTTCATGCCGAAGCCGATCAAGGAAGATAATGGCTCGGGCATGCACACCCACATGTCCATCTGGGACAAGGGCAACCCGCTGTTCGCCGGCAACGGCTATGCCGGCCTCAGCGACATGTGCCTGTACTTCATCGGCGGCGTCATCAAGCACGCCAAGGCGCTGAACGCGTTCACCAACCCGACCACCAACAGCTACAAGCGCCTGGTGCCGGGTTACGAAGCCCCCGTGCTGCTCGCCTACTCGGCGCGCAACCGCTCGGCCTCGTGCCGCATCCCCTATGGCGCCGGCGCCAAGGCGAAGCGCGTCGAGTTCCGCTTCCCGGACGCGATGGCGAACCCCTATCTCTGCTACGCCGCGCTGCTGATGGCCGGCCTCGATGGCATCGAGAACAAGATCCATCCCGGCGAGGCGATGGACAAGAATCTCTATGACCTGCCGCCGGAAGAGCTGGCGACCGTCCCGACCGTCTGCGGCTCGCTGCGCGAGGCACTCGACAGCCTCAAGGCCGATCACAGCTTCCTGACCAAGGGCGGCGTGTTCACCGATGACCAGATCGAGGCCTATCTCGAGCTCAAGTGGCCGGAAGTCTACCGCTGGGAGATGACCCCGAGCCCGGTCGAGTTCGACATGTACTTCTCGAGCTGA